The Thermosynechococcus sp. HN-54 DNA segment CAATCCTGCAGCTCTTCACCAATCCCCAAGAGCAAGCCCGTGGTGAAGGGAATGCTCAGTTCCCCGGCCTGTTCCAGTTGGTGTAAACGTAGTTGCGGATCCTTGCTGGGGGCATGGCGATGGACAGTTTCCAACAACTTCGGTGTCAATTGCTCCAGCATCAGCCCCATCGAGACATTCACCGCCTTGAGAGCGGCCATTTCCGCTCGACTCAGAGGCCCAGCATTGGTGTGGGGCAAAAATCCCTGAGCCAAGGCTAAGACTGCCAGATCGTAGAGACGGGCTAACCAGTGGGAACGCTGGGGGCTGTTGGGGGCAACTTCGCCACTGAGAATGAGAATTTCTCGTACCTGTTGTGGATTCAGTGCTGCTAACTGCTTTGCCGCTGCTTCTAGACTCAGCCACCCGCTCGTACCGATGTCACGCCGGAAATTGCAGTAGGTACAGCGATTAAAGCACTCATACGTGGGCACTAGGGTAAAGGCGGGACTGTAGGTTACTATTCGATCTAGCATGTCAGGTTAACGAAATAGCGCCCTGATCTCAGCGCCACTGCGTTGGAGGCGATTATTTCCTAAGCGACAGTCATCATTATGGGGGTTGCCATCTATGCGAATATCTGGATCATAACCAATCTCCAATACATAGTTAGGCGGAAACTCTCCCTCTGCTGGGGATGAGATGTTCCAAGGGCGTTCAAACATGACGGTGACCTCTTGACCTACCCCTAGATTTTGGAATGGCTGCTGGGCAACCAATCGTGCTCTGCCACCAAGCATTTGTTCGTACAAATAGACCATTTGTTGATTGACACCTGATTGATAGGTGGATGTCCCACGATTGCGAACAATCCCTGTAATCCGCACTCGGCCTTCAAATGGGGTTGTGCGATTCATCAAGCTGAAATTCACTGCCTGCACCGCTGGGTCGGGGCAAAGAACTTGGGGAGGCCGTAAGTTAGGGATAATCGGGTGCCGGGGAGTTAACTCTATATTTCTGGGGGTAATCGTGGGTTGAGCCTCAAGGGGACGCACACTCATAACGAAGGGAGTTAACATTGCCCCAGTGAACAGAATGAGGGATAAACGTTGACGCATCATGTTCAGGACTCCAAATTCATAAGGTGGCGTGGGTTGATAGAGCAGTACGCTCTCTTAAATCCCTATCTTGTTGACAATCCTTAGGGGAGCCTGTACACCAAGCACGTTTTATCAGTGATCTTGATCACCAAACAACTGGTAGAGAAGCGTTGATAGGTTTTGAGAGTTTTTAGTCGGCATAACGGGCGATCGCGAAAACATAGAGGCCGTGGCCTGCCAACAGGGCTAACCACACAAGAGTCAACGTCGGCATAAAGGGCACCGCCATGGGTTGCAGCTGATGCCAAAACCAGCCACCAGAGTTAAAAGCAGCAAAGAGGGCAACATGAACCGCAAAATTCATGCGATCGTCCAAGCGGCGATAGCGCGGATCACGGCGATCGGGCTTACGAGGCCAACGGGGAGGCATATACAGCGTACCTAAATCACTTCCAGTTCGTCGGGGTGCAAATGGGCAATGAACTTGGGACTAAACCGCACCTGAATTGGGTAGTTGGGACTAATGGGACGGCCTTGCCAGTCGTTGAGAATAGCGCAGATTTCCCCTTCCATCCCTTGAATGTCAAAGGGTTCGTTACGGTGATCGGGATGGTGATAGATGATAGTAGGGGTCTTGACGCGCACCCGCAGACCGACACTTAGGGCTTGTTGCTCCATAACACTCATTCGCCTATGGTTCTCCTCGACTGGCAGGAATTTTATTTTTATCGTCGCATACGGATTGGCAAGGGCGATCGCTCTCGCAAAATTGAAAATGAATGGTTACCATTACCGCTCTATTTGCATGATGAATTGAGAGCGAAATGCTAGACAGGTTCTTGATTGTGGGAATGCAATGTGCTAAGGAAATCCACTAAAGAGGATATTAAGGTTTGCAACGTTGAGACAATTCAGACACTGTTGAAGAAATCGTGACCTCGCCTATACTGAGTGACCTACAGTTAGTCAAAAGCAGCAGTCAAGAAACGCCCCTGCCTTATGAGTGTTCAGCAGCATTCAGCAGAGACGTGAAGCGTTGATTCGAGAGAGATTGAGCAAGGCATTTGAAAAGCGCTGTGTTGCTAGAGGACAAAACAACTTCCCTGCCCCTTAGTTGGAAGCAGGAATCATCTTTTGACTGAAGGATTTCCCGTTGGCATTTGTCGTCATGGGGGGCATCAGGAGGAGGGAGCGCACTTGATGGCGTTTTTCGGGACTGAGATATTCCTGTTGTACGCAGCGCCAAGTTTGCCATTGTCGTGTTTGCTCTAGGGCAATCATTTCTGCGAGACAGGGAGAGGCTTGGCGCAGGTTCAGACCCAGTTGGGTACGGAAGAAGTCATGGAGAACAACACCGTCATGAAGGGTGCCGAGAAGTTCCTGTAACCGGGCAAAAGCACTCACCTGTTCGCTAAAGGCATCCCCATAGACACTGCTAAACAGTTCCATTTGGTAGCGTACCCGCTTGGTTTGCTTGCGTAGATCGTGGAGATCTTCACCCGCTGTTTGCAGCCACTGGGGCGGGTTACTGACCGCAAGGAAGAGGGGGCGATCGCCCTGCCACTCAATGGCCACTTGCCACCCCGGATGCAGCAACAGTTGACACACCAAGGGCAGTAAAATATCTGGCGCAATCAGTTCCGTCGGTAAGTTAGCAATCTCACGATATTGAGGGGCAGCTAGCCATTCTTCAAGCCCCTGTTGCAATTTGCGATAGCGATCGCTGCGCAGCAATTGAAGCGCTTTTTGCAGCAGTTCTGTCCGTTGCTTTTCGAGTTTCTTGATCAGTTTTGCCAGTTGTTGTTGCTCAGAACGGGGCAGGTGAGGGTAATACTGCTCCTTGAGCGCCAGCATCATCACATCCAAATCCCGTACGGGGCTGAGACTGCCGGCGATCGCCCGTACCCGCTGAATGGAGACTCCCTTGGGCAAACGAACCGTGTCACAAAATACCTCCAGAGCGGTTCGCAGGCGACGCAGACCCACCCGCATCTGGTGAATTGCCTCAACGTCGCGATCGCGAATCACCCCCGGCTCATGTTTGCTAATTTTGCGGTAGTACTTCTCAAAAGCGGCGTATGCGACATGCCCTAGGGTTTCCATCAGACCCCCTCCCTGCTCAACGGCCAAAGGAATACCACTATCAAATTAACGTTTATTAACCAAGCTTACTTTTATCTTAATTTTAACTTAACCACACTCTAACATTTGTCCTATGGCTGAATCACGGCTCGGCAACAAAAAGCCCCGCTCAACTAGAACGGGGATGACTAAAAATAGATTTTTACGAAATAAAATTAGGAATCTTAGGCAGCCGCTAGATTTTTAGCGACAAAGTCCCAGTTCACCAGTTGGTTGAGGAAGTTATCAATGAAATCCGGACGACGGTTTTGGTAGTCGAGATAATAGGCATGCTCCCAAACATCAATCGTCAGCAGGGGCACTTGACCATGAACCAAGGGGTTTTCGGCATTGGGGGTTTTGGTCACTTTCAGCGTACCGGCTTCGAGCACCAGCCATGCCCAACCACTGCCAAATTGGGTCGCCGCCGCATTTTTGAACTGGGACTTGAACTCGTCGTAGCTACCAAAGGCGCTGTTGATCCGGGCTGCCACATCCCCCGTGGGAGCACCACCGCCACCGGGTTTCAGGCTGTTCCAGAAAAAGGTGTGGTTCCAAACTTGAGCTGCATTGTTGAAAATGCCGACCTTGGCCGGATCGCCATAGGTGATCCGAATCACATCTTCAAGGGATTTGTCAGCGAGTTCCGTATCTTGGGTCAGTTTATTGAGATTGTCCACATAGGCTTTATGGTGCTTGCCATAGTGAAATTCAAAGGTTTTCGCAGACATCCCGTAGGGTTCAAGGGCACCCGGATCATAGGGAAGGGGTTCCTGTACAAATGCCATAGTGTTCGATCCCTCTCTAAAGGTGACGCAGGTTTAGGCGACCAGAGGTCAGTCATTCCAAAAGGGCACTCAGCAGCAGTGCCCATGGCCTAATTAACAATTCGCAATAATTATACCATTCTCGTCTCCCCTAAGGGATTTTTGACGCGTGTTCCCCCATGATATGTTCAAAGGGTTTCTGGGGGTTTGCGCGCTATGGTGGGTTCTGCCCTTCGTCTCGATCAAGTCTTACTGCCTGAGGATGCCCCCATTCGCTTTGGTACCGATGGTTGGCGTGGCATCATTGGGGCTGAGTTTACCTTTAACCGTTTGCTGCGGGCAGCCAAGGCAGCGGCGGCAGTGCTCTATCAAACCTATGGCCGTGGCGCAAGGCCGCGAATCATTGTCGGCTACGATCGCCGATTTTTAGCGGAACAGTTTGCCACAGCCGTTGCCGAATTACTGGCCAGCCAAGGCTATGAGGTATGGCTTTCTCATTGTGCGGCACCCACACCGGCTTTTAGTTGGGCCGTCAAAGCGGAGAAGGCGATCGGTGGACTGGTGATCACGGCAAGCCACAATCCCGGTATCTATGCAGGACTCAAGGTGAAGGGCGCCTTTGGCGGCTCCGTACCCACAACCGTCACCCAAGCCATTGAAGCGCAGTTAACTCAGGGAGACCCGCCACCTGTGGGTGAGGTCAAAACAGACTATCAAGCCTTTGATCCGTGGCCCAGCTATTGTGCTGCTTTACGGCATCATGTTGATCCAAAACCCATTCGTGAGGCGATCGCCAGCGGTAAACTGCAAGTCTGTGCCGATGTTATGCATGGGGTAGCCGCCGGGGGGCTAGAGCGATTATTAGAGATTCCCATATCGGAGTTTCGGCGCGATCGCGATCCCCTCTTTGGTGGGGGTGCCCCTGAACCCATTGGCTGTTATTTAGCCGCCACCCAAGAGCAACTGCGGCAACAACACAGTGCTACCCCGACAGTGTGCTTAGTCTTTGATGGCGATGCCGATCGCTTGGCGGTCATTGATGGCCAAGGGGTGCTGTACACGGCCCAAGAAATTATTCCCATCTTGATTGATCATCTGGCACAGCACAGCACTTACCGGGGAGCCGTGATCAAATCCATTAGCAGTTCTGATCTGGTGGCGCGCGTGGCCGCCCACCATGGTTTAGTGGTGATTGAAACGCCCATTGGCTTCAAATACATTGGCGATCGCATGCTGGCAGGGGAAGTTGTCCTCTTAGGTGGTGAAGAATCAGGGGGAATCGGCTATGGCCACCATCTTCCTGAGCGAGATGCCTTACTCTCAGCACTGTACCTACTACAAGCCCTAGTGACATCTGGCTTGAGCGTAGGGGAATACTATCAGCAGTTGCAGAGAACCACGAACTTTTACAGTGCCTACGATCGCGTTGATCTCACCCTCGCGTCCTTGACGCAGCGACAAAAACTGGAGGCAACGCTGGCCGAGCGCCCCTTCAAAGAGATTTTGAATCTCCCCGTCAGTCACTGCGAGACGATTGATGGCTACAAGTTTCATCTAGCCGACGGCGGTTGGTTATTAGTTCGCTTTAGTGGCACCGAACCCCTGCTCCGACTTTACTGCCAAGGGAAGACGCCTGAACAGGTGCAGCGCATTCTACAATGGGCAAGTCAATGGGCAGTTGCAGTTGCTGGCTAATCGTTAAAAAAAAACAATCGCAATGGACAAAGCATCATGCCACTAGACCCATCCAGCCCAAATTCCGCTGCCACCAGTGCCCGTCCACCCCTTTCCCTATTGACAAAACTTGCCTTTGGCGCCGGTGATCTCGGAACTGCTATCACTGCCAATTTGCAGGTGTTTTTCCTGATGGTGTTCTTGACCAATGTGGCTGGACTCAATGCTGGATTGGCAGGCAGTGTGCTGATGATTGGCAAAATCTGGGATGCCATCAATGACCCGATCATCGGTTACCTGAGCGATCGCACCCCTGTGGGCAAGTGGGGACGCCGCCACATCTGGATGATCTCAGCAGCCCTTCCCTTTGGTATCTCCTTCTTTTTGAACTGGTGGGTGCCGACTAGAGATCAATGGCTGCTTTTTGGTTACTACGTCTTCATTGGTATTCTGTTCAACACGTTTTATACTGCCGTCAACCTTCCCTACACTGCCTTAACACCAGAACTGACAGAGGATTACCATGAGCGCACTAGCCTTAACAGCTTTCGCTTTGCCTTTTCTATTGGCGGGAGTATCGGTTCTCTACTGCTTGCCCAAGTTCTCTTTCAACTGATCAAAGAGCCGCAGGCTCAGTATCTTCTTCTTGGGGGCATTGCCACTGTCCTCTCCGTCCTGCCCATCTATTGGTGTGTCTGGGGCACACGGCAACGGGTACGCGAGTTTGAACGGCATACCCCCAGCAGTGGCCAAAGCCCTTTACCCCTGAAAACGCAACTGCGCTTGGTCTTTAGCAATCGTCCTTTCCTGTTCGTGATGGGGATTTACCTCTGTTCTTGGCTGGCGGTGCAAATTACTGCCTCGCTGATTCCCTTTTTTATTGGCGATTGGTTGCAAATGTCCCCCGCTGAATATACGCAAGTGGCGCTGGCAGTGCAATCGACGGCGATGATCATGCTCTTTGTCTGGAGTACGGTGAGTCGGCGTATTGGCAAGAAGGCGGTTTATTACATGGGCATGGCACTGTGGATTATTGCCCAAGCTGGCTTGTTTTTATTGCAGCCGGGACAAACAACGTTGGTTTATGCCTGTGCGATTCTGGCGGGGTTTGGGGTTTCGACGGCCTACCTTGTCCCTTGGTCAATGATTCCCGATGTGATTGATCTGGATGAACTCAACAGTGGCCAGCGGCGGGAGGGGGTCTTCTATGCCTTTATGGTGCTACTGCAAAAAATCGGTCTTGCCTTGGGGCTGTTTCTCGTAGGTCAGGCCTTGCAGTGGGCGGGTTACATTTCCACAGTTGCTGGCGAACCGCCGCCTGTTCAACCCCCCTCGGCACTGTTGGCAATTCGCATTGCCATTGGACCTTTGCCGACGTTCTTTCTCATTGTCGGCATGATTTTGGCCTACCTCTATCCCATTACCCAACCCGTCCACCAAGAGATTCTCTTGAAGTTGCACGCCAAACGCCAAGGGGAGACTACGGCATGAAGGGCTGGTACGTGGGCGATCGCGCCCTTGTTTGGGGAGAGCGCACCTATACCATGGGGATCTTAAATATCACCCCCGACAGTTTTAGTGATGGCGGTGACTTTTTTAATCCCGCTAGTGCCGTTGCCCATGCCCTCGAAATGGTTGCCGCTGGGGTGGATGTCATTGATGTGGGGGGTGAGTCCACTCGTCCGGGAGCCAGTGAAGTGCCCATTAGTGCCGAGTTGGCGCGCGTGTTGCCCGTGATTGAGGGCATCCGTCAGCAGTCGCAGATTCCCATTTCCATTGATACCACCCATGCCGTGGTTGCCCGCGCTGCCGTGGAAGCTGGTGCCAATATTGTTAACGATGTCTCAGGGGGGCAGGCGGATCCTGAAATGTTTGCCACGGTAGCGGCATTGGGGGTGCCCTATATCCTCATGCATCGGCGAGGAACCCCCGCCACGATGCAGCAATTAACGGACTACGACGATTTGATTGGCGATTTGCTTCGCTATTTTCAAGAACAAACGCAGCGGGCGATCGCCAGTGGCATTCCCCCGGAACACCTAATGATTGATCCCGGTATCGGGTTTGCCAAGACCACGCCCCAGAACCTCACCCTTTTACGAGAGTTGCGGCAATTTCAAACCCTTGGATACCCGATCCTCCTTGGCCCTTCGCGCAAACGCTTTATTGGTGATGTCCTGAACCTGCCCCATCCCAAAGACCGAGTTTGGGGGACAGCGGCAGTTTGCTGCCACGCCATTGCTCAAGGGGTGGCAATGCTTCGTGTCCATGATGTGGCAGCCATGGTGCAGGTATGTCGGATGGCTGATGTGCTCTGGCGATCGCCCTAGGGGGACTCAAACCACTTGAGGACACCAACGGCTATGAGAAAAAGACTCGCCAAGCCCTCTAAATAAGGGCCAAAGCGCAAGGGGGTTTGTTCGCGGAGTTGCTGCCCCAACCAAAAGCCACTGCCAATGCAAATCCAACTGGTCACTGTACTCGCTATCACTGCATCAACAATTGGTAGGCGCGCCAAGCCCGCAGCCACCCCTGTGGCAAAGTTCGTCAGGGTCAATGCTAAACCCAACAGCAGCGACTGGTAGAGCGTGAAGTCGTAGGCATAGTCAAGAATTGGTAATAAGTTCGGCTTTGTTGTTTTAGAGGGATGATTCAAGTTGAGCAACACTCCCCCTAGTGCTGATGCCCCCATCGCCATGAGTAAGCCACTGCCAAACTGCTGTGCCCAAATCAATGGCACATACTGCTGCACCCACCCACCCAAACCCATGGCCAAAAAGGTACTACTACCAGAAAGAGCTGCAATCAAGGCATTGCCCAGCCAACCTATGCGATACCGGCGCAGACCATAGCTAACGGCCACGCTAAAGTTATCCATATTGGTGGCAAAGCCAAAGAGTAGGGAGGTAATCGAGACTGGGAGCATTATTTTAAGAAAGCCCTCAAGAATTCACCCTAAGCATAAGCTATTTCTAAGGGCAAAGATACGTCTCAACTCAGATATTCTTGGGGAGCGATCGCAAATTTTCTGGGCGGGTGCATATCCCTAACAACAGCAATGGATAACAAGATGTACACCCTTATGAGGTCGGAGTATGCATCTGCTCCAAGAACTCCTGCAAAATCTTGAACTGGGTACCCCCCAAACCTTTGGTGCCATGACACTCTTTCCCCTGCTGCACTCGATCGCAACCGAACCGGACTATTGGACACTGACAGAGGCAATGAGTCAAAACCTGCTGAAGATTACCGAGGTGTCCGCAGGGGGGCATGTGCCTGAACTCCTGTGTCGTAATTTGGGCGATCGCTCGGTGCTGCTTGTGGATGGGGAAGAACTCATCGGTGCCAAGCAAAACCGTATTCTCAACCTCACAGTACTAGTGCCTGCCCACACCGATCCGAAAATTCCGGTCTCCTGTGTTGAACGGGGTCGCTGGCACTACCGCTCCCATGAGTTCACTGCTGCCGATCGCGCCTACCATGCCACAGGGCGTGCCAAGAAACTCCGCTATGTTACAGAATCGTTGAAATTCAGGTGAAACCGCCTTGCGAACCAAGGGGAAATTTGGGCGGATGTGGATGACCATCTGCTCTTCTTTGCTTGCGAGTCCTTCACCGATGCCCTCGCTGATGTTTATGAAAAAGAAGCCCACTCCCTCGATGAGTACGTCCAAGGGTTTCGGGCGATCGCCCAGCAGATCGGCGCTCTGTTTGTGGTTCACAGTCAAATTTTGGGCTTGGAACTGTTTGACTTTCCTGCCACCTTTGCCAAACTGCTGCCGAAATTCAGCCGTAGCTACGGTCTTGAGGCCCTTAAACCCTCTCCTTCTCCTCGTTCAGCAGTTACGACTGCCGATGCTAAGGCTTTTTTGAATACAGTGGCGGCTGCCACAACTGAAACCTTTGATACCCTTGCCGAGGGCACCGATGTGCGGCTCACCCATCCTGAAGTCATTGGTAGTGCCCTTGTGGCCAAGGGGCGGGTAGTGCACTTGAGCGCTTTTCCCACCGAAATTGCTCAATCTAAGCCCTGCCAGTATGCTTGGAGGGACTAGATATAGTCTTAGGGGCAATTGCTGCGCCCCGGTGCCGGCACACACAAGTCCCATTCAGCATTGAAGGGTTCGTAGCCGAGAGCCACCCCCGCGCGTTCTGCTTGGTAGCGCACCTCCTCAAAGCAGTCAAAGCCATCGGGGCGCACCGCAATAATAATGTACTCGCGATCGCTCTGACGGCGGAGGTTGGCCAATAAAATCGCCAGTGGGGAGGTGGGTTTGGCCAGATCGGCTGCACGCACCAGCACCTTTCGGGGATGAATGATGACCCCCTCGCGACGGCACTCTAGATAGCGGGGGGTGCGCCCGTCATTTTGGGCATTTTCCCGTGCCAAAATTTGCACATTGGTGCGTTCGCGCCCAAGACTACTGGCACTGATGACCACCACTAGTAGGATCAGCGTGCCAATGGTGCAGGCCAAGATCGAGAGAAAGGGAAATAAGTCCAGTTGCAAATGGTGGGATTGACGCCGCCGCACAGCCTGATGCCTTACATAATTTTGGGCACACGGAAAAAGTCATCCTCGCGATCCGGGGCGATCGCCAGTAAGTCCTCAGGATTCGGCCAAGGTTCCAACACATCGGGACGGGTCACATTACTGACTTCAATCGCACGGGTTGTCGGCGGAATATCTGTGACATCCAGTTCACTCAGTTGATTCACATAGTCAAGGATGCTATCTAGTTGCTGGGTCAGGGCTTCAATCTCACTTTCATCAACGGCGAGGCGAGCCAAATGAGCGACCTTGCGCACATCCTCTGCGGTAATGACTTTTGTTGCCATTTGTGATCCTTTAGAAATAGACATCTATATTGGAGCGGCCAGTGGTTTTCAGCCAGTTTTGCGCCTCGATGTAGTTATTGGGTGCCAGTTGAATCGCCCGTTTCCAGTAGTCTGCGGCGCGATCGAAGAGTTGTTCAGCCTCCTCTGAGCGCTGCTGCTCTTCTGCCTGTGTCCCCAAGTAGTGGTAGATCACTGCGATATTATTAAGGGCTTGGGGCATGCGGGGATTGAGTTCAAGGGCTTGGTGATAATATTCCAGTGCCTTCTCATGATCGCCATTGCTGGCGTGGATCAGGCCAATGTTGTAGAGAATGTAGCTGCGATCGTTGGGGTCTTCCTCTAGTTCTAGGGCTGCTTGGTAGTTCTCCAGTGCCTCAGCATATTCCCCGTCCGCTTGGGCAGACATGCCATCGCGATAATAGGCAAAGGCGGTTTTTGACTGCGAACTGGTGGGCAAGACCTTGAGAATGAGGTCAGCCATGACCGTAAAGGTTTTGTCAATAAAATTGTCGTTCCGTTGCGATCGCGGCATAGGGCTTCCTTGAACGGTCTCTTGCTTAGTGTATCAAAAGCACCCCTAGCGATCGCACCCCTAGCCAATGCCTAAGATTTGTAGCGTTCCACCAAGAAGCCCCTAACCCAGACCTAAGATCGTCATACAGCCTTTTTCTAAGATGTGGCGTGTACGAATGAGGAAAGCATCCTATCCTCCAGCAGTTTCGACTGTTTTCAGCGCGTGCCATCCTTGGGAAAAGGGCTGTAGTGGCCATCCATGCCGTGATGCTCACCAGATGTTGGGAGTTTAAGATTTATGATTGAAAATATTCTATTGGCAGACTCAGGAACTGGACAATCCGAACAAATGCTCAAGTCGCTGATGGAGTTGCCAGCGATTCAACGGGCTGCCGTTACAGTATTGCACGTGATTCCCCCGAAAATTACTGCCGAGGAGATGGCCGAACAACGTCAAGCAGGTGCCAAACTCCTAGCGGAAGCCGTTGCCCGACTGCACCTTGACCCGGTGATTAGTGTCAATACCATGCTGCGGGAGGGGGATCCCAAAGATACAGTGTTGCATGTGGCCGATGAAATCAATGCTGACTTGATCATCATGGGATCGCGGGGACTCAAGCGACTGCAATCCATTCTCGAAAACTCCGTCAGCCAGTATGTGTTTCAACTGTCTTCCCGACCGATGTTGCTGGTACGCGATGACCTCTTTGTGAAGAAAATCAACCGCATCATGGTAGCGCTCAATAATTCTGCCGCAGCCAAAGCCTCCTTGGACTTAGCAGTGCGCCTGATGGAGGGGGTCAAGGGCGGTAAACTCATTCTTGCCCATGTCAACCCTGACCTCAAGGGACATGCTGATACCCCCAGCACGGCTGCTGAAAAGGATCCAATTCTTGCGGAAGCGGCAACGGTGGCCAAGCAGCGGGGTGTGGAATACCAGTGTGTCCTGACTACCGGCAAGCCCGGTGAAGAAATCTGCCGCATTGCTGCTGATACCAATGCCGATCTCCTCGTTCTGGGTTCCCCGGATCGGCGTCCGTCGATCGCCCGCAGTTTACCCGACTTGGATCGCCTCTTGGGCACTTCCCTTTCTGACTATGTGCGGGTCTATGCCGAGTGCCCCGTGCTCTTTGTGCGACAGTCGGAAGCGTAGTCTCGTCTAGCGGCGGTGAACTTTTTCGATGATCTGCGCTGGCAGGGCGATCGCCAGTGGCGACAATTGGGTGAAGCCCTTGAGTACACCTTTCTCCAACTCTTTCGCCAGCAAACGGAGCCGTTTTGGGAGGACTCCCCCTCCTTAGAGGCATGGCTACGCTGGTTCTTTCAAGGGGTCTTGCTCGTTGGCCTTGGGTTCGCCCTGTATTTCCTAGGGCGCAGCCTGTGGCGATGGTGGCAGCGGCGATCGCCTTCCTCCTCAGCGACACCCCTTTCTACCCTTGAGGAGCGCCCCAGACCCGTGGAGGAATGGTTGGAACTCGCCCAAAACCTACAATTGGCGGGAGACTACCGAGGAGCCTGCCGTGCCCTTTATATGGCTTTGCTCTATCGGTTGCAGGAGGCGGGCTGGCTGCGGCTTGAGACCCATTGGACGAATGGCGACTACCTGCGGGAATTGGAGCGGCTCTTTCAACTGGGGGAGCGATCGCCAGCCGTGCGGCGGTGTATTCAGCACCTCTTTCAAGTTCACAGTCGCAGTTACTATGGCGGCGAAGCCGTGGATGCCCAAACCCTAGCCACCTGTCAAGCGGCCTACTTTGAGGCAGAACCCTTTCTGCGGGAGACCCAACAATGATCTCAATTAACCGCCGGCAGGGGGTGTTCCTCGCCTTGGCTGTCCTTGTGTTGCTGGTGGTCGGTCTCCTGATGCTGGCGGTGGCTCCCAGTAGCCGCGCTGGCTCCTCCTTTGATACCTCCCCTTGGGGCACCCAGCAATTCTATGCCTACCTAGAGCAGCAGGGGTTTCGGGTGGAGCGCTGGCAGCGGAACTATAACAACCTCAGGGGCAAAGGGCACGTTCTCCTTCAAATCAGTAGTCGTCCCATCGGTTGGCCACCGTCCCTTGTGGACTGGTTGGCACAGGGCAATACGCTGGTGCGTTTTTACTGGCATGGCGAACCCACGGCAGCCCCCTTTGCGGCACGGCTCTCAATGCCCCAAGGCAATGTGTTAGTTGAAACGCGCCGCCGCGTTCCTTTCCAGCAGGGCGATCGCCCCCTCCTCAAGGATGATCAGGGTTTGATTGTCTATCTCAAATACGCCAACAATCTCCATAATCATGAACAGCGCGTTCTTGGGGTCTATCCTTGGTTGGTCGCCAATGCCTATGGCAGCGAAACGGGTCTTGCCAACTTTGCGGTTGTGGCTCAGCTTTTGCAGGAGGTGGCCGAACCGGGGGAAACGATATACTTTGATGAATGGCTGCACGGCTACCGCCAACGCACTCCAGAGGATGTGGTCAGTGAGACGGTGCCTGCAACCCTCTTCGACTACTTCAGTCGTACCCCTTGGTTGGCTGTGGGCTTGCAATTGGCCCTCTTGTTCCTCTTTTTACTATGGCAACAAAGTCAACGTTTTGGCCCGCCCCTATTGGAAAAAGAACCTATCGCCAGTAATAGTGCTGCCTACATTGAAGCCCTCGCAGGTGTTCTTGAGCGGGCACAGCAGCGGCAGTTTGTCTTAGAACAGCTTCAAGATCGCTTTCGATACGATTTAGCCAACCAACTCGGTCTTGCCGCCAATCCTCACCATCCGCCTGGGGATTCAGAACTCATTCAAGCATGGCAGACCGCAACGGGGCGAT contains these protein-coding regions:
- a CDS encoding photosystem I assembly protein Ycf3, giving the protein MPRSQRNDNFIDKTFTVMADLILKVLPTSSQSKTAFAYYRDGMSAQADGEYAEALENYQAALELEEDPNDRSYILYNIGLIHASNGDHEKALEYYHQALELNPRMPQALNNIAVIYHYLGTQAEEQQRSEEAEQLFDRAADYWKRAIQLAPNNYIEAQNWLKTTGRSNIDVYF
- the gatC gene encoding Asp-tRNA(Asn)/Glu-tRNA(Gln) amidotransferase subunit GatC is translated as MATKVITAEDVRKVAHLARLAVDESEIEALTQQLDSILDYVNQLSELDVTDIPPTTRAIEVSNVTRPDVLEPWPNPEDLLAIAPDREDDFFRVPKIM
- a CDS encoding DUF4129 domain-containing protein translates to MNFFDDLRWQGDRQWRQLGEALEYTFLQLFRQQTEPFWEDSPSLEAWLRWFFQGVLLVGLGFALYFLGRSLWRWWQRRSPSSSATPLSTLEERPRPVEEWLELAQNLQLAGDYRGACRALYMALLYRLQEAGWLRLETHWTNGDYLRELERLFQLGERSPAVRRCIQHLFQVHSRSYYGGEAVDAQTLATCQAAYFEAEPFLRETQQ
- the folP gene encoding dihydropteroate synthase, giving the protein MKGWYVGDRALVWGERTYTMGILNITPDSFSDGGDFFNPASAVAHALEMVAAGVDVIDVGGESTRPGASEVPISAELARVLPVIEGIRQQSQIPISIDTTHAVVARAAVEAGANIVNDVSGGQADPEMFATVAALGVPYILMHRRGTPATMQQLTDYDDLIGDLLRYFQEQTQRAIASGIPPEHLMIDPGIGFAKTTPQNLTLLRELRQFQTLGYPILLGPSRKRFIGDVLNLPHPKDRVWGTAAVCCHAIAQGVAMLRVHDVAAMVQVCRMADVLWRSP
- a CDS encoding DUF4350 domain-containing protein — translated: MISINRRQGVFLALAVLVLLVVGLLMLAVAPSSRAGSSFDTSPWGTQQFYAYLEQQGFRVERWQRNYNNLRGKGHVLLQISSRPIGWPPSLVDWLAQGNTLVRFYWHGEPTAAPFAARLSMPQGNVLVETRRRVPFQQGDRPLLKDDQGLIVYLKYANNLHNHEQRVLGVYPWLVANAYGSETGLANFAVVAQLLQEVAEPGETIYFDEWLHGYRQRTPEDVVSETVPATLFDYFSRTPWLAVGLQLALLFLFLLWQQSQRFGPPLLEKEPIASNSAAYIEALAGVLERAQQRQFVLEQLQDRFRYDLANQLGLAANPHHPPGDSELIQAWQTATGRSPNSLQDLLSMYHSIDDAQLLKWLEQAGSALQALKRAV
- a CDS encoding universal stress protein, whose protein sequence is MIENILLADSGTGQSEQMLKSLMELPAIQRAAVTVLHVIPPKITAEEMAEQRQAGAKLLAEAVARLHLDPVISVNTMLREGDPKDTVLHVADEINADLIIMGSRGLKRLQSILENSVSQYVFQLSSRPMLLVRDDLFVKKINRIMVALNNSAAAKASLDLAVRLMEGVKGGKLILAHVNPDLKGHADTPSTAAEKDPILAEAATVAKQRGVEYQCVLTTGKPGEEICRIAADTNADLLVLGSPDRRPSIARSLPDLDRLLGTSLSDYVRVYAECPVLFVRQSEA